Below is a genomic region from Brassica oleracea var. oleracea cultivar TO1000 chromosome C9, BOL, whole genome shotgun sequence.
CGCGCTTTTAGCCAAAACTACTTATATTATGAAATGGAGGGAGTACATTATTTTGAAACTGAAATAGTACAAAATAAGTAATCTTCTTACCGTATTTCTCTGATATCTTCATGTCTCTAGGATCAGATGGAGAAGAGGTGGTATCGAAAGGCATGTCGCCAAAAATCTCGCATGAGACCAACCTCAGGCTCACAACCATCCCGTCAGCCACGGAGATTAGGAAAGCGCTATTTGCTATTCATCCCGAAAAAGCACCGGGCCCGGACGGATTCTTCGCTTCCTTCTTCCAAGCAAATTGGACAACGGTGGGAGAGGCTATTGTCGCCGAAGTCCGCGAGTTTTCGTGACTGGAATCATGCCTGATACAATCAACATGACCCACATACGGCTTATTCCAAAGGGACTAAATGCAATGAGAGTAGCGGACTACATGCTGATTGCTCTATGCAATGTGTACTATAAGATAATCTCCAAGATTTTATCTCCGCCTCCGGCCTGTTCTCAGCGAGATCATCTCAGAGAATCAGTCGGCTTTTATTCCAAGACGGGCCATTGCCGACAACGTACTCATCACGTACGAGATCCTCCACTACTTGAAAAAATCGGACGCAAAGAAGCACTGCTACATCACGGTCAAGACAGATATGAGCAAAGCATACGATAGGCTAGAATGGGAGTTCATCCGCCTTGTCTTCGAAAGGTTAGGATTTGATCCGGTATGGGTGAACTGGGTGATGCAGTGCCTTTCGACGGTGTCATACTCGTATCTGATTAACGACTCGGCTCTCGGTACGGTCGTACCGCATAGAGGCATCAGGCAAGGGGACCCCCTCTCCGCCTACATCTTCATTCTCTGCGGAGAAGTACTATCCAGACTGTTCCGGGCTGGTCAAGACAGTGGTGATCTCACAGGGGTTAAGATTGGCCAGCATTGCCCACATATCAACCATCTACTCTTCGCGGACGATATTATATTCTTCACAAAAGCCACCGCGGAGTGTTGTGAATCCCTTGCCTCGATTCTAAAGGACTACGAGAGAGCTTCGGGACAAATTATCAACGCAGCAAAGTCATCTATCTTCTTCTCATCGAAAACTCCACAGGCGACCCGAGATTGGGTCAAACTCGTCCTTGGCATCGATAAGGAGGTGGGAGTCGGGAAGTACCTCGGCTTACCGGAGCTGTTCACGAGGAGGAAATGGGACTTGTTCTCCTCAATTGTTGATAAGATCAAACTGCGAGCTGTTGCATGGTCGACTCGCCGCCTATCCTCAGCTGGGAAGCTCACTATGCTGAAGTCGGTCCTATCCGGCATTCCGACGTACCCCATGTCATGCTTCCA
It encodes:
- the LOC106314730 gene encoding uncharacterized protein LOC106314730, producing MIASDHRPVVAYLEDKVPKRRGQFRFDKRWIGHEGLMESNAIGWSKYNEGQTEDIVTKISNCRHEIAKWRKNNPPYGKEKIIDLQKALKEVQADNNMSQEEILEVSRKSQDAYKDEEEYWHQKSQNMWYSSGGLNTKFYHALTRQRRVRNRIVGLHDLAGNWITEDNGSDGEEVVSKGMSPKISHETNLRLTTIPSATEIRKALFAIHPEKAPGPDGFFASFFQANWTTVGEAIVAEVREFSFYLRLRPVLSEIISENQSAFIPRRAIADNVLITYEILHYLKKSDAKKHCYITVKTDMSKAYDRLEWEFIRLVFERLGFDPVWVNWVMQCLSTVSYSYLINDSALGTVVPHRGIRQGDPLSAYIFILCGEVLSRLFRAGQDSGDLTGVKIGQHCPHINHLLFADDIIFFTKATAECCESLASILKDYERASGQIINAAKSSIFFSSKTPQATRDWVKLVLGIDKEVGVGKYLGLPELFTRRKWDLFSSIVDKIKLRAVAWSTRRLSSAGKLTMLKSVLSGIPTYPMSCFQLPVGLCDQIQAALTRFWWDQNPDTWKMCWVSWESLAQHKEMGGLGLRDVKDFNMAMLAKNSWRILTSPHCLLVCLLLGKYCHSSSLLSASCPKSASHGWRGVIAGTQLLKLQLGKAIGNGNSTKAWSEPWMSTTTPLIPFGPMIEATRDLCV